GGCGAAGTTTGGGCCGAAGGCGGAGAAGACGCTGGGCTATGCGCCGACGGCCAACCAGGATTTTCGCAAGGCATTGGAGTCCAAGGATGTCGACGCAATCACGATTGCGACGCCCGATCACTGGCATGCGCCGATGGCGGTGTTGGGGCTGCGCGCGGGCAAGCATGTGTATGTAGAGAAACCGAGCAGCCACAATCCGCGCGAGGGCGAGTTGTTGATCGAGGCGCGAAACAAGCATGGGAAGCTGGTGCAGGTGGGCGACCAGCAGCGGTCGTCAGACCACACGATCAAGATCATCAACGACCTTCGCAACGGGCGGATCGGGACACCGTACTATGCGAAGGCCTGGTATGTGAACACGCGGAAGTCGATGGGGATTGGCAAGCCGGTGCCTGTGCCGGAGAACCTGGACTGGGATCTGTGGCAGGGGCCGGCGCCGCGCAGCGAGTACAAGGACAACATTCATCCGTACAACTGGCACTGGCTGACGCGCTACGGCACGGGCGAGACGCTGAACAACGGAACGCACGAGGTGGATGTGGCACGCTGGGCGCTGGGGCTGGAATGGCCGGAGCGGGTGAACATTTCGGGCGGCCGGTACGCGTACAGGGATGACTGGCAGTTCCCGGACACGATTGTGACGAACTTTGAGTATCCGGAGCACATGATCAGCTGGGAATGCCGGTGCTCGAATGGGATGAAGGTTTACGGGCGCGACCGTGGCGTGACGGTGCATGGAACGACTGGAAGCATATTGGTAGACCGCCAGGGATATGAGGTTTACAACCTGGATGGAAAGAAGACGGACGAGTATGTGGCGTCGAAGGACAGGTTTGTGAGCACGGACGTGATTGGGCGCGACTCGATGACGGATGCGCACTTTGCGAACTTCATTGCGGGTATTCAGAAGGGCGAGCCGCTGCATTCGCCGATCGAGATCGCGAATGTCAGCGTGACGATGCTGCAGGTGTCGAATATTGCGTGGAACTTGAAGCGTGAGCTGACGCTGGATACGGCCAACGGACACATCAAGGACGCAGAGGCGATGAAGCAGTGGGATCGCAAGTATGAGCCGGGGTGGGAGGTTAAGGTTTAGGCCCACTCGAACTTGTGAGTTGTTCAGGCCACGCTCCGCATCGAAGATGAGAACGAGATTCTCTCTTTGGTGTGGAGCGTGAACTGTGTCGTGGCTCTTCTGGGCGGTTCTTTCGGCGGTGTTTGCGGCGGCGACGGCGCTGCTGGCGAAGGCGGGTGTGTCGCATGTGGACCCGAATTTAGCGACAGCGATTCGAACGACTGTCGTTGTGGTGTTCGCGTGGTTGATTGCGATTGCGCTCGGCGGACATCATGAGATCGCGACGGTGGACAGGCGGAGCTGGATGCTGCTGTCGCTGAGCGGGCTGGCGACAGGGATGTCGTGGATCTGCTACTTCAGGGCGTTGTCGCTGGGCCAGGCGTCGAAGGTTGCTCCGATCGATAAGCTGAGCGTGGTGCTGGTGATTTTGCTGGCGTGGCCGATTTTGGGCGAGAGGCTGACGCCGGCAAAGATCGCGGGCGGGTTGTTGATTACGGCGGGCGCGGTGGTACTGGCGTTGTTTTAGATTTGTTGGCGAGGACAGGAGAGCATACCTCAGGCGCTAAAGCCCCATTTCTGTAAGCGTCGTAAGAGACCCGAGCCTGGAGGCTCGGGGTACCTGGAGACCGGTCGCGGCTGACGGGGCGGGGTGCCTGGAAGCCGGGGCCTCTCGCATCTTCGAAGCTCAGGTTGCGGGCGGAAGAGTGAAGTAGAAGGTTGCGCCTTTTTCGATAGCGCCTTCGGCCCAGATTTCGCCGCCGTGGCGGGCGAGGATGCGTTGCACCGTGGCGAGACCGACGCCGGTGCCGGCGAACTGGGCCTTGCTATGCAGGCGATGGAAGGGTTCGAAGAGTTCAGTGGTGCGCGCGGGGTCGAAGCCGGCGCCGTCGTCTCGAACGAAATAGACAGTACGGCCATCGATAGTCTTTGCACCGAATTCGATGCAGGCGCGGGGGTGGTGCGAGGTGTACTTCCAGGCGTTGCGCAGAAGGTTGTCCAACGCAATGCGGACGAGACCGGCATCGGCTTCGACGGGCGGAAGAGTGGCGATCTGGAGGTCGACCTGGCGCGTGGGGTCGTTACGCTGAAGGTCGGCGACGATCTTGTGCGCCATCTCGCTGAGGTCGACGCGATCACGTTTGACGGGCGTTGTAGAGGCGCGCGCGAAGTTGAGGAGATCATCGATCAGCGCCGCCATGTTGCGCGTTGACTCCTGCAGGCGCTGCACCATCTCACGGCTGTTTTGATCGAGCTGCGCGGGGCCGCCGGAGAGCAGATAGCCGATGCCGGCGATGGAATCGAGCGGACCACGGAGGTCGTGCGCGACGGTGTAGGAAAAGGCTTCGAGCTCGCGGTTGGCAGCGCTGAGCTCGGCGGTGCGCTCTTCGACGCGCTGCTCGAGTTCGTCGCGCGATTGACGGAGTGCGGCTTCGCTCTGCTGAATCTGCTGCAGCATGTCATTGAATGCATGCGTGAGGACGGACATTTCAATGCTATCGGCGGACTCCGTGGCGCGCACGGAGTAGTCGTGCTCGCGCGAGATGGAGCGGGCGGTCTCTGCAAGCGAAGCAATGGGTTGAGCGATGAGCCGGCGAGATAAGGCGCTGATGAGCAACGCGGCAAGCATGCAGAGAACCAGGATGAGGCCGGCGATAACCAGATAGTGGCGGGCACGCTGGCCGATCTCGGTCAAGCTGGCGGAGATGTAGACGACGCCTTGCGGCGATCCCTCGAAGATGATGCGGTGAGCGACGAGCAGACGCCGTCCGTTGAGCCAGTGGTGCTCGTTCTCGTTGTCAGCAAGTGCGTGCCGGGCGGTGAGATTGGTTTCGTTGGGCGGGCCGTAGGTCGCAAAGACAGAACCATCCTGTTTGGTGAGCACGGCGGAGATGACGTCGGGAGAGCGGTTGAGGCCTTGCAGCGTGGAGGCGGCGCTGGCGGGGTCGTCGAACATTAGCGCAGAGACGCTGTTGGCGCCAATGATCTGTGCCTCAGAGCGGAGATTGTTGATGAGGCTCTGGCGGAAGGAGAGCATGTCATAGGAAAAGAACGCCAGCACAGCGAGAATCAGCACAGAGCCGCTGACGAGCAGGTTCATGCGTGTGATTCTGCCGGAGATGCTGGGGGCGCGATGCTGGGGTTTCACTCTGCGCCTCCTTCCGGCATCTTTCCTTTGACGCTGAGCGCCACCTTGAGCAGCTCGGAGCTCATGCCGAGATGCGCACGGTTGACCGCATTCAGGTTGATGGAAAATCGCACACGCTTTTCGACGAGCTGAAACTGGATCATGCCGCCGTGGCTGAGGAAGTCCGGCGTGTCGCTGACGGTGAGAGTGGGTCTGGTGGCGACCGCCTGGAGGAGTTCGTCGAGGTGGGCGTGCTCCGTGGCTTCAATGAAGAGGATGGCGCAGCCCGCCTCATCGCCAGGGTGCATCAGGAGACGAACGTCGAGTGGACGGCTACCGATGGTCTCGTTGGATACAGTCTTGCGGAGCGCGGCGGCAAAGGCGTCAGTGCCCGCGATACAGATCCGGAGAGGGCCCTGATCAGCGCCAGCGGGCCAGCGGACAAATTTGCCAAAGTCGAACAGGTAAACCGCTTCGACATCTGACTGCGAGGGCTGGCCAGCGGCAGCGAAGGTGTCCCGCGCGGACGCGAGAATCGTTGAGCAAAGAAGCAGAACCGCGGAGAGCGGACGGATGCGACGAACGAGATGAGATCGCGTGGTGCGCATTTACCACGTCCAGTCGACGGAACCGAAGAAGTTGCGCCGGATCCCGACGGCGTTTCCGTTGTTGCCGGTGAACTCCTGATGATGGGGCTGGAGAATGTTGCGGCCGTTCGCCGAAAGCGTGACGTGCTCCCTGAGGTGATACGCGAGGTTGAAATCAGCGGTCTGATAGCGTGGCACCTGCAGTGCGGTAAGTGCGCTGACGAAGCGGTAGTCAGTGGTGAGCTCGACATCATGCGGGAACGAGAGGATGGCCTGGACAGAGGCCTGATGCTCGGGACTGGAGCCCTCGTAGGTGGTGGCGTAGCTGGCCTGGCTGAATCCGGGTTTGGAGTGCAGGTTGATGCTGAGGTGAGAGTAGTTACCGCGCAGATCGAGCCAATGGACGGGCTTCCAGTCGGGCGCGACTTCGACACCGTTCGAGACACCGCGAAGTCCGTTATCGAACGGCTCGACCAGGAGATAGTGAGTATATGGCGTCGTGGGAGAGCTTAGACGAGCCGTCCCGTAGCTTTCGATGTTGTCGTGCTGATTGTGGAAAGCTGCGATGTCGACGAAGAACCGCTTAGCGAGGAGCTGCCGGTAGCCGTATTCCCAACCGATGAGGACCTCAGGTTTGAAGTTCGGATTGCCGGCGATCTCGGCAAAGAGCGGCGGATTATATCCGGGGAAGTAGCCAATGACGGTGACGTCGCGGTCGACTCGTCCCGGCGTGCGCAGAGCGCGTGAGACCGCGCCCCATAACGTAACGTGCTGCTTTGGCGTCCACAGGAGGCGAGCCGTGGGCTGCCATCCCCAGCCGCTGTAATTGTTGTTCTCGAGCTTCGTGCCCGCTGTGAAGGTGAGCTTATTGGGGACAAGCTGGATCGCGTCCTGAGCGAAGAGGCTGTAGACGTAGTTGTTGATCTGGTGCGGCTGGAAGTCCACCGTGGGAACGACCTGCGTGATGTTGCTGGGGCTTTCGCGCAGGCCACCGCCGACGATGATGTTGTTCCTCTTTACAGTGGCGAGGTTGTAGATGAAGTCGGCGTCGAAGGTATTGCGGGTCTCCGTGAACTGCGAGGTCGCGCGATCGGTGCGGTCGAAGTAGCCCTGGACGAAGAAGCTGGAGCCGCCGGCGAGCTGACGGTCCCAACGCAGCATGAGATCTCCGCCGGTGACCATCTGTTGGCCATCGACGCTGAGCTGCGCGGGAGGAGTGTACTGCCCGATTGCGACCTGGTTGCCGGTGGCGCCGCCGTAGGCCATGAACTGCGCGCTGAAGCTATCTTTTGTGCTGGGCTGCCAATCGAGGCGGAGGCCGCCACGGGCCTGGTGCCAGCGGTCGTATGGGTCGCCACCGGGGTTGGACTCGGGGCCGCGATTGAATCCCTTGGCGAAGAGGCGGAACTGCAGATTGGCCAGCGGACTAGCGCCCCAGCGAACCTGGCCGATGAAGCGATCCACGGAGCCACCGGCGGCGACATCTACAAATCCGCCCTGGGTATCGCGAGCCTTCCTGGTGATGATGTTGATGACGCCGTTCACGGCGTTGGCTCCCCAGACTGTGCCGCCTGGCCCGCGGATGACTTCAATGCGATCGATGTCCGCGAGCACGAGATCCTGCACGTCCCAGTAGACGCCTTCAAACAGCGGCGTGTAGACGCTGCGGCCATCGATGAGAACGAGGAGACCCTTGGAGAACTGGCTGTTGAAGCCGCGAACCGCGACTGCCCACTGATCGCTCTGCTCACGCGCGACGTTGACACCGGGAATAAGCCGCAGAAGCTCAGGGATGCTGGTTGCGCCGGAGTGGCGAATGTCGTCCTGGGTGATGACGGCGATGGCAGCCGGCGTCTGCCAGACCTCTTCAGGCTCCTTTGAGACCGTCGTGACTTCGACGTCTCCAAGCTGTGCGAGCGAGAGTTGTTTGAGCTGCTGCTCGGCCGCGGGCTGATATGGCGCCGCGAAGGCCGTGCGCCAAACGAGTGCAAGCGCAATCAGAGTGGCTGCTCCGCGGAGCGTCAACCGATTGTGTTCTCCTCTGTGCGTCACGTATTTTCCCTTCGCAGTAGCTACTGCGATCCATTAGCAGCGCCATTTAGCCTTTGTGACACGGTCTCGACGAGCCGCGCAGGATCACCCTTGCGGATGAAGCCGTCGACAAAGGGGGCAATATCGTCCGGCATCATAAGAGCGTCCGAGAGGACGAAAATCGGGGCGTTCGGATACCTCTCGCGCAGTTGCAGAGCGATTTCGGTTGCCGTCCCTCTGGCGTTGAGATGGTAGTCGAGAAGAACGAGATCGATTTGCGTTTCAGGCAGATCGAGCGTATCCAGGCTCACGAGAGCGGGGCATGACTCGAAGCCTGCGGACTGCATAATCCACCCGTAGATGCGCAGGTGCGACGGATCATCATCAATGATCAGGACGGCTGGTTTCTTCATAGATTCTGATCCGGTTTAGGCTGGAGATGCAGCACCAACGGACCCTCCAAATATAAAGGCAATCAGAAGAGATATCGCATGCTGCAAGGAAATTTCGGCGATGCAAATTTGAGTGAGCAGGTTGCCTGAGACAAAGTTTCAACGGTGTGGCGCATATGAATTCGCGAGGTGAACAGCGATGCAGGAAATGGTGTTTTCGATCATCGAGGGCGCTCCGGAAACCGGCGATGGAGTCCGCTTTCGTGCAGTCGACCCCTCAACGGGAGGAGAGATCGAGCCCGAGTTCGTGTCGGCGAGTTTGGATGAAGTAGCGCGCGCGGCAGAGGTGGCGTCTGCGGCGGCGCCTGTGTTTGCTGCGATCAGCGCACGGGAGCGCGCGCAGTTTCTGCGTGCGATTGCGGAGGAGTTGACGGCGGATGGTGCGGCGATCATCGCACGCGCGCAGCAGGAGACAGGATTGCCGCGGCCGCGACTGGAGGGCGAACTCGCGCGCACCACGGGACAGCTTCGGTTGTTTGCGGATGTGGTGGAGGAGGGCTCGTGGGTGGACGCGCGGATTGATGAGGCGATGCCTGAGCGCAAACCGCTGCCGCGTCCGGATGTGCGCTCGATGCTGCGGCCGATGGGGCCAGTGGCGGTGTTTGGAGCGAGCAACTTTCCGCTGGCGTTTTCGGTTGCGGGAGGAGATACGGCCTCGGCGCTGGCGGCAGGCAATCCGGTGATCGTGAAAGCGCACCCGGCGCATCCGGGGACAAGCGAGCTTGCGGGGCGAGCGGTTGTGCGTGCGATAGAGAAGAGCAAGCTGCCGGCCGGAGTGTTTGCGCTGCTGTTCGATAGCGGCATTGAAGTTGGTACGGCGCTGGTGAAACATCCTGCGGTGCAGGCGGTGGCGTTTACGGGCTCGGCGAGCGGCGGACAGGCGCTGATGAAACTTGCTGCGACGAGGCCGCAACCGATTCCCTGCTATGCAGAGATGGGCAGCACGAATCCGCTGTTTGTGCTGCCGGGCGCGCTGCGGGAGCGCGGAGCAGAGCTGGCGAAGGGGTTGCAGACGTCGTTCACGCTGGGCTCCGGGCAGTTCTGCACGAAGCCGGGGCTGGTGTTTGTGCCGCAGCGGGATGCAGATGAATTTTTGGGCACGTTGCGCGGCGGTGTTGATGCACTGGGCGCGCATGGGATGCTGACGCCGTCGATTGCGGAGCGCTATAACTCCGCGATAACGCGGCGGCGTAGCGCAGGACAGGCGGAATGGGTTGCGGGCTTCGAAGGCGAAGCGGCCGGCGATGGAGCGGCGCGAGGAGCGGCGGTGTTCAGTGTGCCACTCGCGAAGTTTGCGGCGAGTCAGGAGCTCGAGGAAGAGATCTTCGGGCCGACGACACTGCTGGTTCACTACGACCAGACGAGCGATCTCGTCGACGTTGCGAAGCGATTGCACGGACATCTAACCGCGACGATTCACGGTACGGAAGACGATCTGCGCGAGGCGTCGGAGCTGGTGCGCGTCCTGGAGACGAAGGTGGGACGGATACTCTTCAACGGCTATCCGACGGGCGTGGAAGTCTGTCACGCGATGGTGCATGGGGGACCGTTCCCAGCGACTTCGGACAGCCGCACGACATCCGTCGGCACGCGCGCGATCACGCGATTTGCGCGGCCGGTATGCTACCAGGACTTTCCTGATACGGCACTGCCGATGGAGTTGCGACGGGGCAATTCGCTGGGGATTCAGCGCATGGTGAACGGGAAGTCGATACGCGAGTAAAGCGCCGGAATTGCATCAAGCAACGCGGTTTTCGAGCGTGCCGATGCCGTCGATGGAGATGCGAATGAGATCTCCGTGCGCGAGCGTGAAGTCGTCGCCGGGAACGATGCCCGTACCGGTCATAAGGAATGCACCGTCGGGAAACGTGTTGTCGCGGAAGAGATAATTCGCGAGCTCGGCGGGTTCGCGCTTGAGTTCGGCGAGTGTGGTTGTGCCGTCAAAGGCTGTGCTGCCGTTGCGAATGATTTCTATGCGGATGCTGGTGGATTTCGGCAAGGGCTCGCGGCTGAGCAGGACGCAGGGACCGATTGCGCAGCTTCCGTCATAGACCTTGGCTTGTGGCAAGTAGAGCGGGTTCTCGCCTTCGATGTCGCGCGAGCTCATGTCATTGCCGATGGTGTAGCCGATGATCTCGCCGCGGGGGTTGATGAGCAGCGTGAGCTCGGGTTCGGGAACGGACCAGTGGGCGTCGGAACGGATGCGAACGCTGGCGCCATGACCGACGACGCGGCGTGCGGTGGCTTTGAAAAAGAGCTCCGGACGAGCAGCGGAGTATACGCGATCGTAGAAGCTGCCACCGCCTGCGTCTTTCGACTCCTCCATGCGAGCGCTGCGGCTGCGGAAGTAGGTGACGCCAGCGGCCCAGACTTCCTGCGAGCCGATGGGCGCGAGGATCTCGCTGGCGTTTGGCGCTGCGACGGCAGGGGAGTTGAATGCGTTCTGCGCCAGAGAGAACGGATGACTGCTGCGTACCAGGTCATCGAAGCTCGCGTTGAGGGCATGAATGTTTCCGTGTTCTTCAACGAGAAGGCCATGCGTTGTTCTGTAAATCTTCATGACTGCTTTCCTTGCGAATTTTGTGCACCGCGCGCGAGTCGGCCGACGATGGCGTCGGTGTCATAGATGCATCCTCCCCATACGCCGCCGCTGGCTTCCACGAGGGCGGCCCAGAGGCGTGTGTCGGCGGGCAGAGCCGGGTGTGGTGCGAGGTCGGGACGGGGTTCACGTGCAGCAAGCCGACGCACACCTTCATCGGCGGTAAATCTCTCGTCGCCTTCGCCGATGAGATTGACACGTCCGTGCAGCGCGTTGCGATCGACGGCGATTTCGATCCAGTCGCCATCGCGCAAGCGGCCTATGGGGCCGCCGGCGAGCGCTTCGGGAGAGATGTGACCGATACAGGCGCCTGTGGAGACACCGCTGAAGCGAGCGTCGGTGAGCACGGCGACGTGCTTGCAGAATGGCAGTGCCTTGAGCGCGGAGGTGATCTGGTAGATCTCCTGCATTCCTGCGCCAAGCGGGCCGCTGCAGATGAGGACGAGGACGTCACCATGGGCAATCTCGCCGCGTTTGATGGCGGAGATTGCGGCTGCCTCGGTGATGAAGACCTTCGCGGGGCCTTCGTGGCGGAATGAGTTGTCTGCGTCGATGAGCGATGGATCGATGGACGTGCTTTTGATGACGCTTCCTTCGGGCGCGAGATTCCCAACAGGAAAGCAGACGGTTGAGGTGAGGCCGCGCGAGCGTGCGCGGTCGGGCGAGAGGATCACGTCGTCGGCGTCGACGCCGTCGATCTCGCGAAGGCGTTGCTTCATTGCGCGGCGGCGTTCGCTCTGCTCCCACCAGTCGAGCGAGTGCGCGAGCGTGTCGCCGCTTGCGGTGAGGACGCTGGTATCGAGCAGGCCGGCGCGCCGCAAGTGCAGCATGACCTCGGGAACTGCGCCCGCGAGAAAGACCTGCACGGTGGCGAAGTTGCGCGGGCCGTTCGGGAGTGCATCGACCAGGCGTGGGACCTCGCGATTGGCGGACTCCCAGTCGGCGCGTGTGGGACGGCGCAAGCTTGCAGCGTGTGCGATTGCAGGAATGTGCAGCAGGAGATTCGTCGACCCGCCAAACGCTGCGTAGACGACCATGGCATTGCGGATTGCAGCGTCTGTCAGGATGTCGCGCGTGCCAAGTCCGAGTTGCGCGAGCCGCAGCAAGGCGCGCGCCGAGCGTGTCGCGGCCTCCTGCCAGATGGGTTGGCCCGATGGCGCGAGCGCAGTATGTGGAAGCGAGAAACCAAGCGCTTCACCGACGACCTGCGAGGTCGCCGCAGTGCCGAGAAACTGGCAGCCGCCGCCTGGGCTCGCGCAGGCGCGGCAACCCATCTCGGCGGCGTACTCCTCGGTGATCTCGCCTTGTGCGAAGCGCGCGCCGATGGTTTGCACGCGGCCGGCGTCTTCGCCTTCGTCGGGCAGCAGCGTGACGCCGCCGGGTACGAGCACACTGGGCAGTGCGCCGCCGGAAGCAATCGCCATCATCATCGCGGGAAGGCCCTTGTCGCAGGTGGCGATGCCGAGCACGCCACGGCGCTGCGGAAGCGAGCGCATGAGTCGGCGAAGAACCATCGCGGCATCATTGCGGTAGGGCAGCGAGTCGAGCATGCCCTCGGTGCCTTGGGTCCGGCCATCGCAGGGGTCCGTGCAGGCGCCGGCGAAGGGTATTGCGTGCAGTCGTCGAAACTCGCGCGCGGCTTCCGCGACTAGAAGACCGACCTCCCAGTGGCCGGTGTGAAAGCCGAGTGCGATGGGCGTTCCGTCAGCCGCGCGCACGCCACCGTGAGTGCTCAGGATGAGGAATTCCGGATCGAGCAGCCGCGCGGGCTCCCAGCCCATGCCAGCGTCCTGCGAGAGCCCGAAGAGATTGCCGGAGGGTTGCGTGAGAAGCATCTCCGGCGTGATGGGTAGGATGCCTTCGGGGCCTTTGGCGTGTGTGCGGACGTCGGCGAAAAGCGACGGGTCGTTTTCGAGCACGTCCCGCAGAGGCAGCGGCTCAGGCATTCGCGGCCTCCTTCAGCGGATTGACTTGCGGCGGCTTTGGAAGCCAGATGATGAGCAGCGCGGAGATCACCAGAAAGAGTGACATAACGAGATATCCCGGGCGCTCACTGCCGGTAAATGCTCGCAGCCAGCCAACGACGTAGACGCCTGCGAACGCTCCCAATCCTCCGGCGCTGTTGACCAATGCCATGACTTCGCCAACGCGATTCTGCGGAATACGCTCCGGCATGATGGCGAAGAACGGACCATAGGGTGCGTACATTCCGCCACCTGCGATTAACAGACAGATATAGGCGCCGAGAAAGCCGTGGGGTTGCAGCAGGAATGATCCCAGCAATGCGATGCCGGAGATCAACAGAGGTGGCCAGACGAAGCGCCGCCTGTGCAGCGAGCGATCCGAGAATTGCGCGACGATGAGCATCAGCGTAATCGCAACGAGATAGGGTGCGGCGGACACCAGGCCGGTGCGTCCCATGGTGAGCGAGGCTCCCTCGCGCACAATCGTTGGTAGCCAGAGGACAAAGCCGTATACGCCGAGGCTCCAACAGAAGTATTGAATCGAGAGCACGATGACATCTTTGCGCAGAAGAGCTGTGCGGAGTGTCTGGGTCGTGGCATGCGCGGAGGCAGGAAGCTCGCGCTGCTCGGTTGCGAGCTGCGCTGTGAGTCGCTCCGCCTCGTCTGCCGGAAGCCAGCGAGCGTCCGTGGGATGCTCCCGAACGAAGAGCATCCAGATGAGGGCCCAAAGAATTGAAGGCACGCCCTCGAAGATGAAGGTACGCTGCCACCCGAAGCGTTGTATGAGAAAGCCGGTGATGGCGGACATCCAGAGCACTGTGACGGGATTGCCAAGCATCAGCAGCGTATTGACGCGGGAGCGGTCTGCGCGTGTGA
This genomic interval from Acidobacteriaceae bacterium contains the following:
- a CDS encoding Gfo/Idh/MocA family oxidoreductase, whose amino-acid sequence is MSEISRRTFLDGLAVTVAGTALAAPARSYAQIVGANDRVNFATAGLNGRGQAHLSAIANNSKNARMTHCCDVDKNVLAKFGPKAEKTLGYAPTANQDFRKALESKDVDAITIATPDHWHAPMAVLGLRAGKHVYVEKPSSHNPREGELLIEARNKHGKLVQVGDQQRSSDHTIKIINDLRNGRIGTPYYAKAWYVNTRKSMGIGKPVPVPENLDWDLWQGPAPRSEYKDNIHPYNWHWLTRYGTGETLNNGTHEVDVARWALGLEWPERVNISGGRYAYRDDWQFPDTIVTNFEYPEHMISWECRCSNGMKVYGRDRGVTVHGTTGSILVDRQGYEVYNLDGKKTDEYVASKDRFVSTDVIGRDSMTDAHFANFIAGIQKGEPLHSPIEIANVSVTMLQVSNIAWNLKRELTLDTANGHIKDAEAMKQWDRKYEPGWEVKV
- a CDS encoding EamA family transporter: MSWLFWAVLSAVFAAATALLAKAGVSHVDPNLATAIRTTVVVVFAWLIAIALGGHHEIATVDRRSWMLLSLSGLATGMSWICYFRALSLGQASKVAPIDKLSVVLVILLAWPILGERLTPAKIAGGLLITAGAVVLALF
- a CDS encoding ATP-binding protein, whose protein sequence is MKPQHRAPSISGRITRMNLLVSGSVLILAVLAFFSYDMLSFRQSLINNLRSEAQIIGANSVSALMFDDPASAASTLQGLNRSPDVISAVLTKQDGSVFATYGPPNETNLTARHALADNENEHHWLNGRRLLVAHRIIFEGSPQGVVYISASLTEIGQRARHYLVIAGLILVLCMLAALLISALSRRLIAQPIASLAETARSISREHDYSVRATESADSIEMSVLTHAFNDMLQQIQQSEAALRQSRDELEQRVEERTAELSAANRELEAFSYTVAHDLRGPLDSIAGIGYLLSGGPAQLDQNSREMVQRLQESTRNMAALIDDLLNFARASTTPVKRDRVDLSEMAHKIVADLQRNDPTRQVDLQIATLPPVEADAGLVRIALDNLLRNAWKYTSHHPRACIEFGAKTIDGRTVYFVRDDGAGFDPARTTELFEPFHRLHSKAQFAGTGVGLATVQRILARHGGEIWAEGAIEKGATFYFTLPPAT
- a CDS encoding YfiR family protein, producing MRTTRSHLVRRIRPLSAVLLLCSTILASARDTFAAAGQPSQSDVEAVYLFDFGKFVRWPAGADQGPLRICIAGTDAFAAALRKTVSNETIGSRPLDVRLLMHPGDEAGCAILFIEATEHAHLDELLQAVATRPTLTVSDTPDFLSHGGMIQFQLVEKRVRFSINLNAVNRAHLGMSSELLKVALSVKGKMPEGGAE
- a CDS encoding TonB-dependent receptor, translating into MTLRGAATLIALALVWRTAFAAPYQPAAEQQLKQLSLAQLGDVEVTTVSKEPEEVWQTPAAIAVITQDDIRHSGATSIPELLRLIPGVNVAREQSDQWAVAVRGFNSQFSKGLLVLIDGRSVYTPLFEGVYWDVQDLVLADIDRIEVIRGPGGTVWGANAVNGVINIITRKARDTQGGFVDVAAGGSVDRFIGQVRWGASPLANLQFRLFAKGFNRGPESNPGGDPYDRWHQARGGLRLDWQPSTKDSFSAQFMAYGGATGNQVAIGQYTPPAQLSVDGQQMVTGGDLMLRWDRQLAGGSSFFVQGYFDRTDRATSQFTETRNTFDADFIYNLATVKRNNIIVGGGLRESPSNITQVVPTVDFQPHQINNYVYSLFAQDAIQLVPNKLTFTAGTKLENNNYSGWGWQPTARLLWTPKQHVTLWGAVSRALRTPGRVDRDVTVIGYFPGYNPPLFAEIAGNPNFKPEVLIGWEYGYRQLLAKRFFVDIAAFHNQHDNIESYGTARLSSPTTPYTHYLLVEPFDNGLRGVSNGVEVAPDWKPVHWLDLRGNYSHLSINLHSKPGFSQASYATTYEGSSPEHQASVQAILSFPHDVELTTDYRFVSALTALQVPRYQTADFNLAYHLREHVTLSANGRNILQPHHQEFTGNNGNAVGIRRNFFGSVDWTW
- a CDS encoding response regulator encodes the protein MKKPAVLIIDDDPSHLRIYGWIMQSAGFESCPALVSLDTLDLPETQIDLVLLDYHLNARGTATEIALQLRERYPNAPIFVLSDALMMPDDIAPFVDGFIRKGDPARLVETVSQRLNGAANGSQ
- a CDS encoding aldehyde dehydrogenase (NADP(+)) — protein: MQEMVFSIIEGAPETGDGVRFRAVDPSTGGEIEPEFVSASLDEVARAAEVASAAAPVFAAISARERAQFLRAIAEELTADGAAIIARAQQETGLPRPRLEGELARTTGQLRLFADVVEEGSWVDARIDEAMPERKPLPRPDVRSMLRPMGPVAVFGASNFPLAFSVAGGDTASALAAGNPVIVKAHPAHPGTSELAGRAVVRAIEKSKLPAGVFALLFDSGIEVGTALVKHPAVQAVAFTGSASGGQALMKLAATRPQPIPCYAEMGSTNPLFVLPGALRERGAELAKGLQTSFTLGSGQFCTKPGLVFVPQRDADEFLGTLRGGVDALGAHGMLTPSIAERYNSAITRRRSAGQAEWVAGFEGEAAGDGAARGAAVFSVPLAKFAASQELEEEIFGPTTLLVHYDQTSDLVDVAKRLHGHLTATIHGTEDDLREASELVRVLETKVGRILFNGYPTGVEVCHAMVHGGPFPATSDSRTTSVGTRAITRFARPVCYQDFPDTALPMELRRGNSLGIQRMVNGKSIRE
- a CDS encoding fumarylacetoacetate hydrolase family protein — encoded protein: MKIYRTTHGLLVEEHGNIHALNASFDDLVRSSHPFSLAQNAFNSPAVAAPNASEILAPIGSQEVWAAGVTYFRSRSARMEESKDAGGGSFYDRVYSAARPELFFKATARRVVGHGASVRIRSDAHWSVPEPELTLLINPRGEIIGYTIGNDMSSRDIEGENPLYLPQAKVYDGSCAIGPCVLLSREPLPKSTSIRIEIIRNGSTAFDGTTTLAELKREPAELANYLFRDNTFPDGAFLMTGTGIVPGDDFTLAHGDLIRISIDGIGTLENRVA
- a CDS encoding YjhG/YagF family D-xylonate dehydratase, coding for MPEPLPLRDVLENDPSLFADVRTHAKGPEGILPITPEMLLTQPSGNLFGLSQDAGMGWEPARLLDPEFLILSTHGGVRAADGTPIALGFHTGHWEVGLLVAEAAREFRRLHAIPFAGACTDPCDGRTQGTEGMLDSLPYRNDAAMVLRRLMRSLPQRRGVLGIATCDKGLPAMMMAIASGGALPSVLVPGGVTLLPDEGEDAGRVQTIGARFAQGEITEEYAAEMGCRACASPGGGCQFLGTAATSQVVGEALGFSLPHTALAPSGQPIWQEAATRSARALLRLAQLGLGTRDILTDAAIRNAMVVYAAFGGSTNLLLHIPAIAHAASLRRPTRADWESANREVPRLVDALPNGPRNFATVQVFLAGAVPEVMLHLRRAGLLDTSVLTASGDTLAHSLDWWEQSERRRAMKQRLREIDGVDADDVILSPDRARSRGLTSTVCFPVGNLAPEGSVIKSTSIDPSLIDADNSFRHEGPAKVFITEAAAISAIKRGEIAHGDVLVLICSGPLGAGMQEIYQITSALKALPFCKHVAVLTDARFSGVSTGACIGHISPEALAGGPIGRLRDGDWIEIAVDRNALHGRVNLIGEGDERFTADEGVRRLAAREPRPDLAPHPALPADTRLWAALVEASGGVWGGCIYDTDAIVGRLARGAQNSQGKQS